A stretch of the Zonotrichia albicollis isolate bZonAlb1 chromosome 29, bZonAlb1.hap1, whole genome shotgun sequence genome encodes the following:
- the PTBP1 gene encoding polypyrimidine tract-binding protein 1 isoform X1 yields MDGIVQDITVGTKRAAEELFSPCVTTNGPFIMSSNSPSAANGNDSKKFKGDNRSAGIPSRVIHVRKLPSDVTEAEVISLGLPFGKVTNLLMLKGKNQAFIEMNTEETANTMVNYYTTVTPVLRSQPIYIQFSNHKELKTDNSPNQARAQAALQAVTQVQAGAVALAATAAAVDAGMAITGQSPVLRIIVENLFYPVTLDVLHQIFSKYGTVLKIITFTKNHQFQALLQYADPMSAQHAKLSLDGQNIYNACCTLRIDFSKLTSLNVKYNNDKSRDYTRPDLPSGDSQPTLDQTMAAAFGAPGIISPPYAGAGFPPTFAIPQATGLTVPSVPGALAPLAIPAAAAAAAAGRIAIPGLSGTGHSVLLVSNLIPERVTPQCLFILFGVYGDVQRVKILFNKKDNALVQMADGNQAQLAMSHLNGQKLHGKPIRITLSKHQTVQLPRENQEDHGLTKDYGTSPLHRFKKPGSKNFQNIFPPSATLHLSNIPPSVTEEDLKLLFSSNGGMVKGFKFFQKDRKMALIQMGSVEEAIQSLIDLHNHDLGENHHLRVSFSKSTI; encoded by the exons CGGGCAGCTGAGGAGCTTTTCTCTCCTTGTGTTACTACTAACGGACCCTTTATCATGAGCAGCAACTCTCCTTCTGCAG CTAATGGAAACGACAGCAAAAAGTTCAAAGGTGATAACAGAAGTGCCGGGATCCCATCCCGAGTAATCCACGTCCGCAAGCTCCCCAGTGACGTCACGGAGGCAGAGGTCATTTCTCTGGGCTTACCCTTTGGCAAGGTCACCAATCTTCTGATgttgaaaggaaaaaaccag GCTTTCATAGAGATGAACACAGAGGAGACAGCCAACACCATGGTGAACTACTACACCACAGTCACTCCGGTGCTCCGGAGCCAGCCCATCTACATCCAGTTCTCCAACCACAAGGAGCTGAAGACAGACAACTCTCCAAACCAAGCA CGTGCCCAAGCAGCTCTGCAAGCCGTGACCCAGgtgcaggctggggctgtggcgCTGGCCGCCACGGCTGCGGCCGTCGATGCAGGCATGGCAATCACTGGCCAGAGCCCTGTCCTGAGGATCATTGTGGAGAATCTCTTCTACCCTGTCACTCTGGATGTTCTGCACCAG ATCTTTTCCAAATATGGTACAGTCTTGAAAATCATCACATTCACGAAGAACCACCAGTTTCAGGCCTTGTTGCAATATGCTGACCCCATGAGTGCTCAGCATGCCAAACTG tcTCTGGATGGTCAGAACATCTACAACGCCTGCTGCACGCTGCGCATCGACTTCTCCAAGCTCACCAGCCTCAATGTAAAGTACAACAATGACAAGAGCAGGGACTACACCCGCCCTGACCTGCCCTCTGGGGACAGCCAGCCCACCCTGGACCAGACCATGGCAGCTGCTTTTG GTGCCCCAGGAATAATCTCTCCTCCATATGCTGGAGCTGGCTTTCCTCCTACTTTTGCCATTCCTCAGGCTACAG GCCTGACAGTTCCAAGTGTTCCTGGAGCACTTGCTCCTTTGGCtattccagcagcagctgcggcGGCTGCAGCAGGGCGGATTGCCATTCCCGGCCTGTCTGGGACAGGGCACTCCGTGCTGCTGGTTAGCAATCTGATCCCAGAG AGAGTTACACCCCAATGCCTCTTTATTCTTTTCG GAGTCTATGGTGATGTGCAGAGGGTGAAGATTTTATTTAATAAGAAAGATAATGCCCTGGTTCAGATGGCCGATGGGAATCAGGCCCAGCTTG CCATGAGCCACTTGAATGGGCAGAAGCTCCACGGGAAGCCCATCCGTATCACGCTGTCCAAGCACCAGACAGTGCAGCTGCCCCGCGAGAACCAGGAGGACCACGGCCTCACCAAGGActatggcacttctcctctacATCGTTTCAAGAAACCAGGCTCCAAAAATTTCCAGAACATCTTTCCTCCTTCTGCCACTCTTCATCTGTCCAATATTCC ACCTTCAGTAACTGAAGAAGATCTTAAGTTGTTATTTTCAAGCAATGGTGGGATGGTCAAAGGATTCAAATTTTTCCA GAAGGACCGTAAAATGGCTCTGATCCAGATGGGCTCTGTGGAAGAAGCCATTCAGTCCCTCATTGACCTCCACAATCATGACCTGGGGGAGAACCATCACCTGCGTGTGTCCTTCTCCAAGTCCACCATTTAG
- the PTBP1 gene encoding polypyrimidine tract-binding protein 1 isoform X2, with amino-acid sequence MSSNSPSAANGNDSKKFKGDNRSAGIPSRVIHVRKLPSDVTEAEVISLGLPFGKVTNLLMLKGKNQAFIEMNTEETANTMVNYYTTVTPVLRSQPIYIQFSNHKELKTDNSPNQARAQAALQAVTQVQAGAVALAATAAAVDAGMAITGQSPVLRIIVENLFYPVTLDVLHQIFSKYGTVLKIITFTKNHQFQALLQYADPMSAQHAKLSLDGQNIYNACCTLRIDFSKLTSLNVKYNNDKSRDYTRPDLPSGDSQPTLDQTMAAAFGAPGIISPPYAGAGFPPTFAIPQATGLTVPSVPGALAPLAIPAAAAAAAAGRIAIPGLSGTGHSVLLVSNLIPERVTPQCLFILFGVYGDVQRVKILFNKKDNALVQMADGNQAQLAMSHLNGQKLHGKPIRITLSKHQTVQLPRENQEDHGLTKDYGTSPLHRFKKPGSKNFQNIFPPSATLHLSNIPPSVTEEDLKLLFSSNGGMVKGFKFFQKDRKMALIQMGSVEEAIQSLIDLHNHDLGENHHLRVSFSKSTI; translated from the exons ATGAGCAGCAACTCTCCTTCTGCAG CTAATGGAAACGACAGCAAAAAGTTCAAAGGTGATAACAGAAGTGCCGGGATCCCATCCCGAGTAATCCACGTCCGCAAGCTCCCCAGTGACGTCACGGAGGCAGAGGTCATTTCTCTGGGCTTACCCTTTGGCAAGGTCACCAATCTTCTGATgttgaaaggaaaaaaccag GCTTTCATAGAGATGAACACAGAGGAGACAGCCAACACCATGGTGAACTACTACACCACAGTCACTCCGGTGCTCCGGAGCCAGCCCATCTACATCCAGTTCTCCAACCACAAGGAGCTGAAGACAGACAACTCTCCAAACCAAGCA CGTGCCCAAGCAGCTCTGCAAGCCGTGACCCAGgtgcaggctggggctgtggcgCTGGCCGCCACGGCTGCGGCCGTCGATGCAGGCATGGCAATCACTGGCCAGAGCCCTGTCCTGAGGATCATTGTGGAGAATCTCTTCTACCCTGTCACTCTGGATGTTCTGCACCAG ATCTTTTCCAAATATGGTACAGTCTTGAAAATCATCACATTCACGAAGAACCACCAGTTTCAGGCCTTGTTGCAATATGCTGACCCCATGAGTGCTCAGCATGCCAAACTG tcTCTGGATGGTCAGAACATCTACAACGCCTGCTGCACGCTGCGCATCGACTTCTCCAAGCTCACCAGCCTCAATGTAAAGTACAACAATGACAAGAGCAGGGACTACACCCGCCCTGACCTGCCCTCTGGGGACAGCCAGCCCACCCTGGACCAGACCATGGCAGCTGCTTTTG GTGCCCCAGGAATAATCTCTCCTCCATATGCTGGAGCTGGCTTTCCTCCTACTTTTGCCATTCCTCAGGCTACAG GCCTGACAGTTCCAAGTGTTCCTGGAGCACTTGCTCCTTTGGCtattccagcagcagctgcggcGGCTGCAGCAGGGCGGATTGCCATTCCCGGCCTGTCTGGGACAGGGCACTCCGTGCTGCTGGTTAGCAATCTGATCCCAGAG AGAGTTACACCCCAATGCCTCTTTATTCTTTTCG GAGTCTATGGTGATGTGCAGAGGGTGAAGATTTTATTTAATAAGAAAGATAATGCCCTGGTTCAGATGGCCGATGGGAATCAGGCCCAGCTTG CCATGAGCCACTTGAATGGGCAGAAGCTCCACGGGAAGCCCATCCGTATCACGCTGTCCAAGCACCAGACAGTGCAGCTGCCCCGCGAGAACCAGGAGGACCACGGCCTCACCAAGGActatggcacttctcctctacATCGTTTCAAGAAACCAGGCTCCAAAAATTTCCAGAACATCTTTCCTCCTTCTGCCACTCTTCATCTGTCCAATATTCC ACCTTCAGTAACTGAAGAAGATCTTAAGTTGTTATTTTCAAGCAATGGTGGGATGGTCAAAGGATTCAAATTTTTCCA GAAGGACCGTAAAATGGCTCTGATCCAGATGGGCTCTGTGGAAGAAGCCATTCAGTCCCTCATTGACCTCCACAATCATGACCTGGGGGAGAACCATCACCTGCGTGTGTCCTTCTCCAAGTCCACCATTTAG